The genomic window TGAGTTAAACTTGTTCATCTTTTTTATGTCATTCAGCGCCTCATCCACTTCTGAGCTATTAGCGGATATGCCCTTTTTCTTTGCGGTCTGGAGCTGTAATTTTTTTTCAATTAAGAATGACAGGGTTTTTGAAGGAAAGACCTTTGTATCTGCTGTCCTTAATTCGCCTGAAGTAATAACATCATCGTTGACTACAGCAATGATCCTTTCTTCATCAGCCGATGCATTACAAAAAGGGGTAATAAGCAGTGATAATATAATGAATAAAAGTCCAATAATTTTCATGATTATTTTAAAAGATCTTCCTTTATTGTGATGCTTGCCTTTGATTTAAGGCCTGCCACAAGATTATCAAACTTTTCCTTCTTCTTTTTCTTTAACAGATTCTGCTCCAACTCTGTCTTTGCATCAGCAAAACTCTTCTCTTTTCCTGTCCTTCTGTCAGTTATCTTTATTATATGATAACCAAAACGGCTTTCAACAATATCGCTTATTTCACCTTTTTTTAATTTAAATGCAGCAGTCTCAAATTCTGGCACCATAACCCCTGAATGGAAGTAACCAAGGTCTCCACCCATTGCCTTACTGCCTGTATCTATAGAAGAGGATTTTGCGAGATCCTCGAACTTTGCGCCTGCCCTGAGCTTTTTTAGAATGCCTTCTGCCTCCTCTTTGGTCTTCAGGAGGATGTGGCTTGCCCTGACCTCAACCGGTGCCTTTGCCTCTTCAGGGTGTTCATCATAATATTTTTTTAATTCTTCATCCGATATTTTCATGTCTTCCTCAAGTTCTTTCTTAAAGAACTTTTCTACCAGTATTCTCTTCTTCATTTCTTCAAGCATATCTGCAGTTTCTTTTTCCTTATCCAGACCTTTATGTATGGCCTCCTGATACAATAATTCTCTGACAATCAGGTTATCAAGAAAACCTTTCTTAGTTTCAAGGTCAAGGTTACCTCCATGGGCCACAGTTGGATACTCCTTAAGTCTTTCATTAAAATCAGAAAGAGTTATTTCAGTATTGTTAATCTTTGCCAATATCTGCCCGCTGTCAGCGCCTTTAACAGCTTCCTTCTGCTTGCAGGATATGGAGGAAAAGGACACTACGGATACCATTGCTGCGGTTAAAATAATAAGTCTTTTATTCATCATATCTCCTTTGTGTTAAAATAAATGTAATATTTAAACATACCCCCCTACAACTTTCAAGCAGTTTATTATCTCAGAAAACAACCTTGACGGTTCCCTGTCTTTGAGCAAGAGGAGGAATTTATATTCTGATAAAAAGCGGATGTTTTTAGAATAAATCCTGATAATTTTCTGAAAAAGATCACTGCTTTTCTCTGTAACCTGAGGGTCAACAGTAAAGACAACCCCGCCGTCTCCGTCTTCAATTTTTGATATCCGGGACAAACATGCAAGGAGTTTAACCTCTATAATTTTTAACAGATTTTCCACCTGCAATGGTATTTGGCCGTAGCGGTCTGCCATCTCTTCCTTTATTGAGGATATCTGGGAATCTTCTCTGATGGATGAAAGCCTCTTGTATATAGAGAGTCTCTGGGATGAATCACTTATATATTCCTCCGGGATGTAGGAGGCGATTCCAAGGTTTATTGTCGGGACAAAATCCTCTTCTACTTTTTCACCACGGAATTGTTTGACCGCCCGGTCAAGCATCTGGGTATAAAGCTCAAAACCGACAGACGCAATGTGTCCTGACTGCCTGTGTCCCAGGAGGTTGCCGGCCCCGCGTATCTCGAGGTCCTTGTTTGCAAGCCGGAAGCCGGCCCCGAGGCCAGTCAATTCCTGTATAGCCTTTATCCTTTTCTTTGCATCTGTTGTCAGCACATCATCTGCAGGGACGATCAGGTATGCATATGCCTGGTGACCTGATCTGCCTACGCGCCCCCTTAACTGGTACAGGTCTGCAAGCCCGAACATATCTGCCCGATTGATAATTATGGTATTTGCCTCAGGTATATCAAGGCCTGACTCTACAATCGCCGTGCAGACAAGGAGGTTATAATCACCGTTTATAAATTTGAGCATGACATCTTCAAGGAGGCGTTCCCTCATCTGTCCGTGCGCAACCCCAATGCGTGCCTCAGGAATCAGCTCCTGCAGCACATTTGCAATCCCTGCAATAGTTTCCACCCTGTTGTGAACAAAATATACCCTTCCGCCCCTGTCAAATTCACGAAGGATTGCAGTACGGATAATCTTTTTGTCGAACGGGATTATAATGCTGTGTATTGCAATCCGGTCTTCCGGCGGAGTCTCTATTACACTTAAATCACGTATGCCAAGTAGGGCCATCTGAAGGGTCCGGGGAATTGGTGTCGCGGAGAGAGACAGGACATCAACACTCTTTCGCAACTGCTTTATACGCTCTTTCTGCGATACGCCGAAACGCTGTTCCTCATCCACAATAAATATTCCGGCGTTTCTGAATTTAATATCCTTCTGCAACAGGCCGTGCGTGCCAATGACAATGTCTATTGTGCCTTCTGCCAGCCCCCTGATAATCTCCTTCTGCTCCTTATGAGACCTGAAGCGGCTGAGCATCTCCACCCGTACCGGAAAAGACGCAAAGCGCCGTGCAAATGTCTGATAATGCTGCTGGGCCAGAAGGGTAGTAGGGACAAGTATTGCGGCCTGTTTGCCCTCGATGACCACCTTGCAGGCTGCCCTGAGGGCAACCTCCGTCTTCCCGTATCCGACATCTCCGCAGATGAGCCTGTCCATGGGTTTTTGTGTCCCGAGGTCTCTCATTACATCTTCTATGGCAGTAAGCTGGTCCGGTGTTTCTTCAAACTCAAAGGAAGACTCAAACTCTTTCATGAGGTGGTTTTCCGGCAGATAAGGTGTTCTTTCCACGACCATGCGTGTAGCATAAAGTTCGACCAGTTCCCCGGCAATCTCTTCAATCGCCTTTTCCACCCTTTTTTTGGTCTTTTCCCACTGTGACCCCTGGAGCTTGTCAATGTGAGGCGCGTGCCCCTCTGCACTGGCATATTTCTGGACGAGGTCCATCTTGTTTACCGGCACATAAACATAATCACTGCCTGAATATCTTATACAGAGAAAATCACCCTCCCCGCCGCTCAGTGTTTTTCTTACAAGTCCCTCATACTGTCCTATGCCGTGCTGGAGGTGGACCACATAGTCCCCTTCCCGGAGGTCCTGAAATGAAGTCAGAAAGGGTCGGGACTTCTGTTTCGCAGGGGGCCGCCGCCTGCCCTTTTTCCCGAAGATCTCATCTTCAGTTATAAAGAGCAGGGATGCCGCCGGATAAAAAAAGCCTGAAGAAAGATGACCGGATATTATACTAACAGGAAGGTGACCAATATCCGGCGTAGTGTGGGGGGGTATCCCCCGCCTTACGGTTTCCTGTTTTTTACCGGGCATTTCCCTGCCGAACATAAGGCCGGCCGTAAATGCCGGCGCTACGTCTTCGATTTTCTTCATTGTCGCCGGAACGTCATACTCCATAAGTATATCCCTGAACCGCTCTGCCTGTCCTGTAGTTGGTGAAACAACAACAATCAGATTCTCCTTCCTTAATATATCCAGCCTCTCTGATGTTTCCTTCAAAGGAGAAGGGGAGAGCAGGGATGATACCGAATTAATGGAATACGAAATAGTGCCTTCTATCGGAATTGCCTCAATATTTATCCTGTTTTTAAACAATTCCCGGAAATCCGTTATCTCATTCCATGGAAAATATAATTTCCCTGGTTCTTCTGCACGGCGTCCCTGAAGGAGGGCATCTTTGTACGTCTCCAGGATCTGGGACCAATATTCACCGGCATTTTTTTTAATCTCTGCTGCCTCGTCAAATACAACAATATCTTCATCAGAAAGATATTCGAACAGCGAACCAGCGTTTACACCCTCACAAGGTTCTTTTGCAGGCATGATTACAGCAGAATCAACCTGGGCTACAGACCGCTGGTTCTCAGGGTCAAAACGCCTCAGTGACTCTATAGTATCCCCGAAAAACTCAATCCTTAGAGGACCATCTTCACCCGGCGAATACACGTCTATAATCCCGCCCCGGAGGGCAAACGTCCCGCCTTTAATGACAAGGTCTGACGGTTCATATCCGATTTCAACGAGGTGAGCTGCAAATGCCTCTTTGTCCAGATCTGTTCCCGGCCTGATATGCCGCATCATGTCTTTCAGTGTGCCGGGTCTGATGACCTGCTGAATCATGGAATGGGCAGGACAGACAAAAATACCGCGCCTGCCTGACAGCAATGCAAGATAGGCGGACATCCTTGTATCCGTTATATCCGGGTGGGGAAGGATAGTGTCGTATGGAAGTATTTCCCAGTAAGGAAATGAGAAAATAGGGGGGGATGATGGGTAAAATTGCGAAAATAAACGCAAGTCTGTCTGAAGCGTTTCCGTTGTTTCGCTGTCAGGAGTTACTACGAATATGGAATGATTAGTCCTCGCAAAGAGTTCCGCAAGGTAAAGGGCCTTTGATGAACCCCACAGGCCGCTGATTTTAGAGATATGTTCACTCAACTAAACTTATTTACACCCTGTATTTTCTGATTATATTCTCGATAATATTTGTTGACGACGCCCCTTCAATAAACGGTATGGTGCATACCTTTCCGCCGTAAGATTCGACTATATCCCTTCCTATGATTTGATCAATGCCCCAGTCACCACCCTTGACCAGGACATCAGGTTTGACTGCCGCAATAGTATTATAAGGGTCAGGCTCATTGAAAATAACGACAAAGTCCACACAGCGGAGCGCCAAAAGCACCTCTGCACGCTCCTCCTGCGGTACAATAGGGCGATTCTGTCCCTTTATTATTTTTACCGACTCATCACTGTTTAAACCGACAATAAGCACATCCCCGAGATTTCTGGCCTCTTTCAGATACCGGACATGACCGACATGGATGATGTCAAAACATCCGTTAGTAAAAACGATGCTCTTTCCGGTCTGCTTCAAAGTGTTAACAGATTTAGATAAGGTTGATATATCAGTGGCCATCAATTCATACCGGTTTCTTATCCGAACAATGCATCTTCCACAACCTGGCAAATCACATGCCCTAAGGTAATGTGGACCTCCTGTATGCGCGGAGTGGATTGGGATGGGACGACAAAGGCATAATCAGCAAGAGAGGCAAGCCTGCCTCCGCCTCCGCCTGTCAGGCCAATTGTGGTAATCCCCAAATTCTTTGCAGCCTCAACAGCTGCCACTACATTTGGAGAGTTGCCGCTCGTACTGATCGCAATAACTATATCACCCTTCCTTGAAAGCGCCTCTACCTGACGGCTGAATACAAGGTCATATCCGTAATCGTTGCCGATGCTGGTTATGACTGCCATATCAGTATTAAGGGCGATTGCAGGGAGCGGAGGCCTGTCCTTTTGAAACCTGTTTACAAACTCACCGGCTATATGTGAGGCGTCAGATGAACTTCCGCCATTGCCCATCAGGAGGAGCTTGTTTCCATTCCTGAACGCAGAAATTATCAGCTCAGAAACCTCTCCTATGAGTTGAGAATACTGTGATATAAACAGTTCCTTTGTCCTGATGCTATCCGCGAATAGATTTCTTATTTTGTCATCCATCTTCACTCGAAAATACTCCTAAGTACCCGTTATTCCCACGGAACCTGCCCCCGCAGGATTTTTCACCCGTCATTCCCACGCAAGTGGGAATCCAGAACCAGGCCCTGGTTCTGGATTCCCGCTTTCGCGGGAATGACGTTTTTACGATACCTTGTGAGCGCAATCTCATGACGGTTCACCTGCAAATGCTCCTAAGTACCCGTTATTCCCACAGAACCTGCCCCCGCAGGATTTTTCACCCGTCATTCCCACGCAAGTGGGAATCCAGAACCAGGCCCCGGTCTGGATTCCCGCTTTCGCGGGAATGACGTTTTTACGATACCTTGTGAGCGCAGTCTCATGACGGTTCATCTGAAAATCCCCGTTCAAATCCCCCCTATCCCCCCTTTAGTAAGGGGAGAACTAATTTCCCCCTTTGAAAAAGGGGGACTAAGGGGGATTTTCATGGTGATTTTATTCCTGCTTCCTCGGTTTTTTCTCCGCCCGTCTTATTTTGTATTCATGTTCATGTTTCATCATATCCTTAAACTTTTTTATTTCCCTAAGCAGTCCATCAAATGCCAGATTCATGGCATTAAAGGCATCGAATCCCTTGTCCTTTGCTCGCAGTTTTTTCCTTGGAACGGAAAGGGTCAGAGATGTATAGTATTCCTCCCTCCGTGCATGTTTTTCAAAAGTGACCTCAAGGCTTACCGTATCATCATCAAATGTCGGAAGAAGTTCCTCCACCTTGCTTATCTTTTTTTCAAGCATTGCCTCCACCTGCGGCATAGGCTCGAGGTTTTTGTAGAATACTTTGCTAATCATATCTTAATCCTCCTGTTCTTTGGTTGTTTCTTCAAATCCGTCAAGGAATAACTCTATTATCCGGTCCCTTATGGTTGATTCACGTTTGTCGCCAAAATGTCTGAAAAAGTTCCTGAGCGGGACTACAGCCTTGGCCATATGGCTATGCCCGCCGGCGCTGCCGAACTGGCTGAAGGCGTTTTTGACAATTACGCCTGCACTCCTGACATACCCTACGTTTCTGACAGATATTATCAGATTCCCCCTGAATATTCCAGAGACAACTGACCACTCTACCCCCTCTATCTGCAGGGAGAAGTCTGCAAAGTGGGGTATCACGTCCTCCCGCCTTACCTTGCCAAGATGTGAAAACAGGATATTTTTTACAATCCTCCTTTTCTTGAGCGCATTACTGAAGGAATCAATATCTTCAGGATGTACCTCAGGGCGCTCTATTCTCCTCAGGATGTTTGCATTTGCAAGGGTATACAGATAAGAGAAGGCCTCGATATCAGCCGGGTCAACACCCCTTCCAAGCAGGAGGGTATCGCTCTTAATTCCATACAGCAGGGCAGTCGCGAGCCGCTGGGATATATTGAATTCAACAGCCCT from Nitrospirota bacterium includes these protein-coding regions:
- a CDS encoding peptidylprolyl isomerase; amino-acid sequence: MNKRLIILTAAMVSVVSFSSISCKQKEAVKGADSGQILAKINNTEITLSDFNERLKEYPTVAHGGNLDLETKKGFLDNLIVRELLYQEAIHKGLDKEKETADMLEEMKKRILVEKFFKKELEEDMKISDEELKKYYDEHPEEAKAPVEVRASHILLKTKEEAEGILKKLRAGAKFEDLAKSSSIDTGSKAMGGDLGYFHSGVMVPEFETAAFKLKKGEISDIVESRFGYHIIKITDRRTGKEKSFADAKTELEQNLLKKKKKEKFDNLVAGLKSKASITIKEDLLK
- the mfd gene encoding transcription-repair coupling factor, which gives rise to MSEHISKISGLWGSSKALYLAELFARTNHSIFVVTPDSETTETLQTDLRLFSQFYPSSPPIFSFPYWEILPYDTILPHPDITDTRMSAYLALLSGRRGIFVCPAHSMIQQVIRPGTLKDMMRHIRPGTDLDKEAFAAHLVEIGYEPSDLVIKGGTFALRGGIIDVYSPGEDGPLRIEFFGDTIESLRRFDPENQRSVAQVDSAVIMPAKEPCEGVNAGSLFEYLSDEDIVVFDEAAEIKKNAGEYWSQILETYKDALLQGRRAEEPGKLYFPWNEITDFRELFKNRINIEAIPIEGTISYSINSVSSLLSPSPLKETSERLDILRKENLIVVVSPTTGQAERFRDILMEYDVPATMKKIEDVAPAFTAGLMFGREMPGKKQETVRRGIPPHTTPDIGHLPVSIISGHLSSGFFYPAASLLFITEDEIFGKKGRRRPPAKQKSRPFLTSFQDLREGDYVVHLQHGIGQYEGLVRKTLSGGEGDFLCIRYSGSDYVYVPVNKMDLVQKYASAEGHAPHIDKLQGSQWEKTKKRVEKAIEEIAGELVELYATRMVVERTPYLPENHLMKEFESSFEFEETPDQLTAIEDVMRDLGTQKPMDRLICGDVGYGKTEVALRAACKVVIEGKQAAILVPTTLLAQQHYQTFARRFASFPVRVEMLSRFRSHKEQKEIIRGLAEGTIDIVIGTHGLLQKDIKFRNAGIFIVDEEQRFGVSQKERIKQLRKSVDVLSLSATPIPRTLQMALLGIRDLSVIETPPEDRIAIHSIIIPFDKKIIRTAILREFDRGGRVYFVHNRVETIAGIANVLQELIPEARIGVAHGQMRERLLEDVMLKFINGDYNLLVCTAIVESGLDIPEANTIIINRADMFGLADLYQLRGRVGRSGHQAYAYLIVPADDVLTTDAKKRIKAIQELTGLGAGFRLANKDLEIRGAGNLLGHRQSGHIASVGFELYTQMLDRAVKQFRGEKVEEDFVPTINLGIASYIPEEYISDSSQRLSIYKRLSSIREDSQISSIKEEMADRYGQIPLQVENLLKIIEVKLLACLSRISKIEDGDGGVVFTVDPQVTEKSSDLFQKIIRIYSKNIRFLSEYKFLLLLKDREPSRLFSEIINCLKVVGGYV
- the rfaE2 gene encoding D-glycero-beta-D-manno-heptose 1-phosphate adenylyltransferase yields the protein MATDISTLSKSVNTLKQTGKSIVFTNGCFDIIHVGHVRYLKEARNLGDVLIVGLNSDESVKIIKGQNRPIVPQEERAEVLLALRCVDFVVIFNEPDPYNTIAAVKPDVLVKGGDWGIDQIIGRDIVESYGGKVCTIPFIEGASSTNIIENIIRKYRV
- a CDS encoding D-sedoheptulose 7-phosphate isomerase, whose translation is MDDKIRNLFADSIRTKELFISQYSQLIGEVSELIISAFRNGNKLLLMGNGGSSSDASHIAGEFVNRFQKDRPPLPAIALNTDMAVITSIGNDYGYDLVFSRQVEALSRKGDIVIAISTSGNSPNVVAAVEAAKNLGITTIGLTGGGGGRLASLADYAFVVPSQSTPRIQEVHITLGHVICQVVEDALFG
- a CDS encoding HPF/RaiA family ribosome-associated protein, translated to MISKVFYKNLEPMPQVEAMLEKKISKVEELLPTFDDDTVSLEVTFEKHARREEYYTSLTLSVPRKKLRAKDKGFDAFNAMNLAFDGLLREIKKFKDMMKHEHEYKIRRAEKKPRKQE